A stretch of Sulfurimonas autotrophica DSM 16294 DNA encodes these proteins:
- a CDS encoding asparaginase domain-containing protein — protein sequence MLILNSGGTFNKRYNEISGELEVPYDNAAIERILYSTQEIYNLAGVVYKDSLDMDTNDRRMLADIIRESSEDTFVIVHGTDTMDLSAEFLDEVFDDRKIILTGAMKPFEIDYIEASLNLGMAIGYAKAVEMNGVYICMSGLVEPWKNIAKNRNLGKFEIVR from the coding sequence ATGTTGATATTAAACAGTGGCGGAACATTTAACAAACGATACAATGAAATCAGCGGAGAGCTTGAAGTTCCTTATGATAATGCAGCTATAGAGCGAATTTTATATAGCACACAGGAAATATATAATCTTGCAGGAGTTGTCTACAAAGACAGTCTGGACATGGACACTAACGACAGACGTATGCTTGCCGATATAATACGAGAATCTTCTGAAGATACTTTTGTAATAGTACACGGAACTGATACAATGGATTTGAGTGCAGAATTTTTAGACGAAGTATTTGATGACAGGAAAATTATATTGACGGGTGCTATGAAGCCGTTTGAAATTGATTATATAGAAGCATCATTAAATCTTGGCATGGCTATCGGATATGCTAAAGCAGTAGAAATGAACGGTGTTTATATATGCATGAGCGGGCTTGTAGAACCGTGGAAAAATATTGCAAAAAACAGAAATTTGGGGAAGTTTGAAATTGTCAGATAA
- the gmhB gene encoding D-glycero-beta-D-manno-heptose 1,7-bisphosphate 7-phosphatase produces MKKALFLDRDGVVNVEKEYLYKIEDFEFIDGIFDLCEHYQHLGYMIFVVTNQSGIARKYYTEQDFHLLTEWMIQEFKKRNITIDKVYHCPHHPQINKKCSCRKPEPGMILDAKKEFNIDLAHSLMIGDKERDIEAALNAGIKETYLFDEAKQTEKSKATKIVNKLDEIWK; encoded by the coding sequence ATGAAAAAGGCACTTTTTTTAGATAGGGATGGTGTTGTCAATGTTGAAAAAGAGTACCTGTATAAAATTGAGGATTTTGAATTTATTGATGGAATATTTGATTTGTGTGAACATTATCAACATTTAGGATATATGATTTTTGTTGTGACAAATCAATCCGGTATTGCTAGAAAGTATTATACTGAACAGGATTTTCATCTTTTAACAGAGTGGATGATTCAAGAGTTTAAAAAAAGAAATATTACAATTGACAAAGTGTATCATTGTCCTCATCATCCACAAATCAATAAAAAGTGCAGTTGCCGTAAACCTGAACCCGGAATGATTTTAGATGCAAAAAAAGAGTTCAACATAGATTTGGCACATTCATTGATGATTGGTGATAAAGAGCGGGATATTGAAGCTGCATTAAATGCAGGTATAAAAGAGACATACTTATTTGATGAAGCAAAACAGACTGAAAAATCTAAAGCGACAAAAATTGTCAATAAACTTGATGAAATATGGAAGTAA
- the gmhA gene encoding D-sedoheptulose 7-phosphate isomerase, giving the protein MKKYIKDQIKKSYETKQAIYENEDLLNKIEEVAQKCVDLYRTDKKTILAGNGGSAADAQHIAAELVGRYGFDRPSIPSLSLTTDTSNLTAIGNDYGYDQVFSRQLEGMGQEGDIFIGISTSGNSINIIKAFESAKKKNIMTVALTGRDGGEMAKIADIALIVPSNSTPRIQESHILIGHIICDIIEKEIFGEGVGE; this is encoded by the coding sequence ATGAAAAAATATATAAAAGATCAGATTAAAAAATCGTATGAAACAAAACAAGCTATTTATGAGAATGAAGATTTATTAAATAAAATAGAAGAAGTAGCGCAAAAATGTGTTGATTTATACCGTACAGATAAAAAAACAATACTCGCAGGAAATGGTGGAAGTGCTGCTGATGCGCAACATATTGCTGCTGAACTCGTTGGAAGATATGGTTTTGACAGACCATCAATTCCTTCTCTGTCTTTAACTACTGATACTTCTAATCTTACCGCTATTGGTAATGATTATGGTTATGATCAGGTCTTTTCTCGTCAACTTGAAGGGATGGGACAAGAGGGCGATATTTTTATCGGTATATCTACTTCGGGAAATTCAATTAACATTATAAAAGCTTTTGAATCTGCAAAGAAAAAAAACATTATGACAGTTGCTCTTACCGGTCGCGATGGCGGTGAAATGGCGAAAATAGCGGATATAGCGCTGATAGTTCCCTCAAATTCAACACCTAGAATTCAAGAATCTCATATATTGATAGGGCATATTATTTGTGATATTATTGAGAAAGAGATATTTGGTGAGGGTGTTGGCGAATAA
- a CDS encoding pilus assembly FimT family protein, with protein sequence MKKAFTLLELIFVIVVVGILAAVIIPNTRSNSLQEVAVQLVSHIRYTQHLAMIDDKFDANEPLWYRQKWQLAFSTAGGTNSYMIFADSPSSVGAYDGNPGANSTYTDVEVAQNPASKDKYLIGAAFGSFDNSETKKLSNELAIGNKYGIGDVTVNGGGTGSNVKRILFDHLGRPYRGNTSSTSAAALSYSVDKVAISAIYVKLCTNTCVNPKTSANNANEIVIKIEPETGYAHIL encoded by the coding sequence ATGAAAAAAGCTTTTACTCTTTTAGAACTCATTTTTGTAATAGTCGTTGTCGGCATATTAGCTGCAGTGATAATTCCAAATACCCGATCAAATTCTTTACAAGAAGTTGCAGTGCAATTAGTTTCACATATTAGGTATACACAGCACTTAGCTATGATTGATGATAAGTTTGATGCGAATGAGCCTTTATGGTATAGGCAGAAATGGCAGTTGGCATTTTCTACAGCGGGAGGAACAAACTCTTATATGATATTTGCAGATTCGCCTTCTTCTGTCGGTGCATATGATGGCAACCCCGGCGCTAATAGTACCTATACAGATGTAGAGGTGGCTCAAAATCCTGCCAGTAAAGATAAATATTTAATTGGTGCTGCTTTTGGTTCATTTGACAACTCCGAAACAAAAAAACTTTCAAATGAATTAGCGATAGGGAATAAATACGGTATTGGTGATGTTACAGTAAATGGTGGTGGAACTGGATCTAACGTAAAAAGAATCTTATTTGATCACTTAGGTAGACCTTATAGAGGTAATACCAGTTCAACTTCTGCTGCTGCCTTAAGTTATTCGGTAGATAAAGTGGCTATTTCTGCAATTTATGTAAAGTTATGTACAAATACTTGTGTCAATCCAAAAACAAGTGCTAATAATGCAAATGAAATAGTTATTAAAATAGAGCCTGAAACGGGCTATGCACATATATTATAA
- a CDS encoding citrate/2-methylcitrate synthase — translation MGKLFTRDTQAIFWNNNKTAIQRMLDYDYTIKRETPSVAAIVAPTSANKFEKFFWGGDEIMIPLYKSTPEAKAAQPQADVLLNFASFRTAYDVTMEALNIGGFKTIMITAEGIPERLARGMNAYARELNVTVIGPATVGAIVPGAFKIANIGGTIENIINSKLHREGSCGLVTRSGGLFNELSNIIAINADGIAEGVAIGGDRFVGSVFIDNLLRMEKNPDVKYMILLGEVGGTEEYKVIEAVKSGKITKPIIAWCIGTIAKYYDSGVQFGHAGASANAERETAEAKNKAMAEAGIHVPATFNDLPATIMEVYDDLKSKGIIGEIEEPEINTIPKIRRPKNFICTISDDRGEEATYAGFPISSVATPDTGKGIGDVISLLWFKKQYPKWATDFIETVIKTVADHGPAVSGAHNAKVTARAGKSVVESLVTGLLTIGPRFGGAIDGAAKYFKYADDNNMTPAQFLGYMKKEGVPIPGIGHRIKSLKNPDLRVTGLMNYAAEHFPSHSLLDYAKTVEALTTSKKENLILNVDGTIGILMVDMWRALGYSEEEINEFIESGTLNAFFIVGRSIGFIGHVLDEKRLAMPMYRHPMDDILYDVKKAEKI, via the coding sequence ATGGGAAAATTATTTACTAGAGATACACAAGCAATTTTTTGGAATAATAACAAAACAGCTATTCAAAGAATGCTTGATTATGATTATACAATCAAAAGAGAAACACCATCTGTTGCAGCTATTGTAGCTCCTACAAGCGCAAATAAATTTGAGAAATTTTTCTGGGGTGGGGATGAAATTATGATTCCTCTTTATAAAAGTACACCGGAAGCAAAAGCTGCTCAGCCACAAGCTGATGTACTTTTAAACTTTGCATCATTTAGAACTGCTTACGATGTGACTATGGAAGCACTAAATATTGGTGGATTTAAAACTATCATGATTACTGCTGAGGGTATTCCTGAAAGACTTGCTCGTGGTATGAATGCATATGCAAGAGAGTTAAATGTTACTGTAATCGGACCGGCAACTGTTGGTGCAATTGTTCCAGGTGCATTTAAAATTGCCAATATTGGTGGTACAATCGAAAATATTATTAATTCAAAACTTCACCGTGAGGGTTCATGTGGACTTGTAACACGTTCAGGTGGCCTTTTTAATGAGCTTTCAAATATTATCGCTATTAATGCTGATGGTATTGCTGAGGGTGTTGCTATCGGTGGTGATAGATTTGTCGGATCAGTTTTTATTGACAACTTACTTCGTATGGAAAAAAATCCAGATGTAAAATATATGATTTTACTTGGTGAAGTCGGTGGTACAGAAGAGTATAAAGTAATCGAAGCTGTTAAAAGCGGAAAAATTACTAAACCGATCATCGCATGGTGTATCGGTACAATTGCAAAATATTATGATTCAGGCGTTCAATTCGGTCATGCAGGTGCATCAGCAAATGCTGAAAGAGAAACTGCAGAAGCTAAAAACAAAGCTATGGCAGAAGCAGGTATCCATGTTCCGGCAACATTTAATGATTTACCGGCAACTATTATGGAAGTTTATGATGATTTAAAATCAAAAGGAATCATCGGTGAAATTGAAGAGCCTGAAATCAATACTATTCCTAAAATACGTCGTCCTAAAAACTTTATTTGTACAATCTCTGATGACAGAGGTGAAGAAGCAACATATGCAGGTTTTCCTATCTCTTCTGTTGCTACTCCTGACACCGGTAAAGGCATCGGTGATGTTATCTCTTTATTATGGTTCAAAAAACAGTATCCAAAATGGGCTACAGACTTTATTGAAACTGTAATCAAAACTGTTGCAGACCATGGTCCTGCAGTTTCTGGTGCACACAATGCAAAAGTAACTGCTCGTGCAGGAAAATCTGTTGTTGAATCATTAGTAACTGGTCTTTTAACAATTGGTCCACGTTTCGGCGGTGCAATTGACGGCGCTGCTAAATACTTTAAATATGCGGATGACAACAATATGACTCCTGCTCAATTTTTAGGTTATATGAAAAAAGAAGGTGTGCCAATCCCAGGTATCGGTCACCGTATTAAATCTTTGAAAAATCCAGATTTACGTGTAACTGGTCTTATGAACTATGCAGCAGAACATTTTCCAAGTCATTCCCTTCTTGACTATGCAAAAACTGTTGAAGCGTTAACTACAAGTAAAAAAGAGAACCTTATTCTAAATGTTGACGGTACTATCGGTATCTTAATGGTTGATATGTGGAGAGCTCTTGGATACTCTGAAGAAGAAATTAATGAGTTTATCGAGTCAGGTACTCTGAATGCATTCTTCATAGTGGGTCGTTCAATCGGTTTCATCGGACACGTTCTTGATGAAAAACGTCTTGCAATGCCAATGTACAGACATCCAATGGATGATATCCTTTATGATGTTAAAAAAGCAGAAAAAATTTAA
- a CDS encoding ATP citrate lyase citrate-binding domain-containing protein: MAQKAIREYDAKSILAKHWNKYFPDFSYAYETVLVTSGAELLEAAKEKPWLKEKPLVVKPDMLFGKRGKNGLVLFKDQKPGDVTLEKAAAWIDEKAKEDQSVYFSFDGDTPTGEPKVDRLTHFIVEPFTPHDQSEEYYISATVVGDEDVLYLSAEGGMEVEEGWDEKVTELAFPITATEEEIAEKIKANVPADVKPEDKENFAKFAIGFFKAYRKLNFAYLEINPFVMQGSKIELLDMVAKLDDTAGFMMTEEWGDIEYPTAFGMEAKSPEVEAIEEADAKTGASLKLTLLKPDARIWTMVAGGGASVVYADTIADFAGIEDLANYGEYSGGPTTGETKFYAETLLDLMTREKDPKGRDKILIIGGAIANFTDVAKTFTGIIQAFEEYADKMKEVGIKIYVRRGGPNYEKGLKDIKEAADKLGLSIEVYGPETHVTDIVRMALEEK, from the coding sequence ATGGCTCAAAAAGCGATACGAGAATATGACGCGAAGTCAATTTTAGCAAAACATTGGAATAAATACTTTCCAGATTTCAGTTATGCATACGAGACAGTTCTAGTAACATCAGGTGCTGAATTACTTGAAGCTGCAAAAGAAAAACCATGGTTAAAAGAAAAGCCATTAGTTGTAAAACCGGATATGTTATTTGGTAAACGCGGTAAAAATGGACTTGTACTTTTTAAAGATCAAAAGCCGGGTGATGTTACTTTAGAAAAAGCAGCAGCATGGATTGATGAAAAAGCAAAAGAAGATCAGTCTGTATACTTTTCATTTGATGGGGATACTCCGACAGGTGAGCCAAAAGTAGATAGATTAACACACTTTATCGTTGAGCCGTTTACTCCACATGACCAATCAGAAGAGTATTATATTTCTGCAACTGTTGTTGGTGATGAAGACGTTCTTTATCTATCAGCTGAAGGTGGTATGGAAGTTGAAGAAGGTTGGGATGAAAAAGTTACAGAATTAGCATTCCCAATTACAGCAACTGAAGAAGAAATCGCTGAAAAAATCAAAGCAAATGTCCCGGCTGATGTTAAACCGGAAGACAAAGAAAACTTTGCGAAATTTGCAATCGGTTTTTTCAAAGCGTATCGTAAATTAAACTTCGCTTACCTTGAAATCAATCCATTTGTAATGCAAGGGAGTAAAATCGAGCTCTTGGATATGGTTGCAAAACTTGATGATACTGCTGGATTTATGATGACAGAGGAGTGGGGTGATATTGAATATCCTACTGCATTTGGTATGGAAGCAAAATCTCCTGAAGTTGAAGCGATTGAAGAAGCAGATGCAAAAACAGGTGCTTCATTAAAACTTACTCTTTTAAAACCAGATGCTAGAATCTGGACTATGGTTGCCGGTGGTGGTGCTTCAGTTGTATATGCTGATACTATTGCTGACTTTGCAGGTATAGAAGATCTTGCCAATTATGGTGAGTATTCAGGTGGTCCAACTACAGGTGAAACAAAATTTTATGCAGAAACTCTACTTGATTTAATGACTAGAGAAAAAGACCCTAAAGGTCGAGATAAAATTTTAATTATCGGTGGAGCTATTGCAAACTTTACTGATGTTGCAAAAACATTTACAGGTATTATTCAGGCTTTTGAAGAGTATGCTGATAAAATGAAAGAAGTTGGAATTAAAATCTACGTTCGTCGTGGTGGACCAAACTATGAAAAAGGTCTAAAAGATATTAAAGAAGCTGCTGACAAATTAGGTTTAAGTATTGAAGTTTATGGACCAGAAACACATGTTACAGACATCGTGCGTATGGCACTAGAAGAAAAGTAA
- a CDS encoding membrane protein gives MKYRIILFIILGFDALILFFQTSQISISPSEAALLYEHTSFLQKLVKFSLNIFGQNDFGLRFVMILFHLSSAWLLYQISVRYLKLQRNRLWLVVVFVLLPGVISAALVVSHAGLIIFGLFLYIYLSQKLNDYYVCTLLFAYALLDAGFIYLFLGLAIYYIFQKNKILIFYNLFLVGLSIYIYGLNISGVPSGHFLDTIGVYSAIFTPIIFIYLFYILYRGYLNDESDKIWYIASTALLFSLLLSFRQRVEIELFAPYLILALPLAAKTFAHSYRVRLKNFRKRYRAIFVLAFVFLIFNTLLVLFNKELYLLLDNPKKHFAYKMHIAKELANKLKAMNIFCLTTNKDMQSRLKFYSINKCDKNILKEIELDSNQKNNVTISYKNKVLYRANVTKLNNK, from the coding sequence ATGAAATACAGAATCATCTTATTCATAATACTTGGGTTCGATGCACTTATTTTATTTTTTCAAACCTCTCAAATCTCTATATCTCCTTCAGAAGCGGCGCTTTTATACGAGCATACTTCTTTTTTGCAAAAACTTGTTAAGTTCTCATTAAATATTTTTGGACAAAATGATTTTGGTTTGCGATTTGTTATGATACTTTTTCATCTCTCAAGCGCATGGCTGTTATATCAGATTTCAGTAAGATACTTGAAGCTACAAAGAAACAGACTGTGGCTTGTTGTAGTTTTTGTTCTTTTACCTGGAGTTATTAGTGCTGCACTTGTTGTCAGCCATGCGGGTTTAATTATTTTTGGATTATTTTTATATATATACTTAAGTCAGAAACTAAATGATTATTATGTATGTACATTATTATTTGCATATGCACTTTTAGATGCAGGCTTTATATATCTGTTTTTAGGACTTGCAATATACTATATTTTTCAAAAAAATAAAATATTAATTTTTTATAATCTTTTTCTCGTCGGATTATCAATTTATATCTACGGTTTAAATATTTCCGGTGTTCCAAGTGGCCATTTTTTAGATACCATAGGTGTTTACAGTGCTATTTTCACACCGATTATATTTATATATTTATTCTATATATTATACCGCGGTTACTTGAATGATGAGAGTGATAAAATTTGGTATATAGCATCAACAGCTTTATTATTTTCTTTGCTATTGTCATTTAGACAACGTGTTGAGATCGAATTATTTGCTCCTTATCTGATTCTAGCTCTGCCCTTAGCCGCAAAAACTTTTGCTCATTCATACAGAGTAAGACTCAAAAATTTTAGAAAAAGATATAGAGCTATATTTGTATTGGCATTTGTGTTTTTGATTTTTAATACATTACTTGTTTTGTTTAACAAAGAGCTGTATCTACTTTTGGACAATCCTAAAAAACATTTTGCATATAAAATGCATATTGCAAAAGAACTGGCAAATAAGCTAAAAGCAATGAATATATTTTGTTTAACAACAAATAAAGATATGCAGTCAAGATTAAAGTTTTATTCTATTAATAAATGTGATAAAAATATTTTGAAAGAAATAGAATTAGATTCAAATCAAAAAAATAATGTAACAATAAGTTACAAAAATAAAGTTCTATATAGAGCTAATGTTACTAAATTAAACAATAAATAA